One segment of Polypterus senegalus isolate Bchr_013 chromosome 8, ASM1683550v1, whole genome shotgun sequence DNA contains the following:
- the LOC120533736 gene encoding toll-like receptor 6: MSRMISHLLCLELLVLLALGTQGNDQEGKTTTCNISRNLIKDLSNHNLKEVPKDLNPDTQYLDLSFNTIITIAKKDLASLSQLCVLQLSYNSLVTISMDAFENNTKLEMLNISHNFLDFIPHLAIPSLRVLDLSSNIYRNYTCGSSFKNMTHLNLLVLGSPEARSVALPDFVSLHHLNLAYMQLGDKAGLQLYEAGSFTQLPHLVEMTLVGPLCDKTGIFSSVLQDLDKINVQSLRLVKLIPKDCTVSTELFDILKDLKSLKNLSFIDCWFNSSVMTKLVFYVVQSPVQILTLSNMTYFEDTSEGLQFHGVPGLNQTIKLKGLVIENVLHYQYKFPVFNMSASHFFQLVYLKFSGTGMSILPCNLISSLPSMEILDVSNNLLTNYGFWWFNCSHIHKFPALKHLNLNRNRFKNLDFISEKIQLIKHIETLDLSFNSLLLSGKCSWPSTLTRISLSNNNLGNSVFSFLSPYFRSVNLTKTGITAIPFDVLSQMLNLTHLYLSSNSISTLPDNLLVPLLQVFHVDQNAINVIGSSALKGMPDLKELNAAHNPFSCKCELYWFVVTFDQSRLLHWPWEYTCQYPPDMVGKYLIEYKPGKVACETWIQALIGVIFLLGISLAIGVPFYKFDGLWYLKMLWVWIRVKIRSTKEAERLGNANFLYHAFISYSQHDFTWVENYLLPNLEKAGLKICIHQRDFVPGDWIIDNIINCVENSYKTLFVLSKNFVQSEWCNYELFFAQHRALSIQQDSLVFILLEPIPSDSLPKKFLKLRTLLQKQTYLEWPVEGRKKQVFWASLKRMLQQGSSYMQLRRTALELADCCSSLDTLI; encoded by the exons ATGAGCAG AATGATCTCTCATCTTCTGTGTCTTGAACTGTTGGTCCTGCTGGCATTAGGAACTCAAGGCAATGATCAAGAAGGAAAGACCACAACATGCAATATCTCCAGAAACCTAATCAAAGATCTCTCCAACCATAATCTAAAAGAAGTGCCAAAAGACTTGAACCCAGACACACAGTACTTGGACCTTTCTTTCAATACCATAATAACCATTGCAAAAAAAGATCTGGCTTCCCTGTCACAACTTTGTGTCTTACAGCTATCTTACAACAGCTTGGTGACCATCTCCATGGATGCAtttgaaaataacacaaaactggAGATGCTCAACATTTCCCACAATTTTTTGGACTTTATCCCACACTTGGCAATACCAAGTCTTAGAGTCCTTGATTTGTCTAGCAATATTTATAGGAATTACACTTGTGGGAGCTCATTTAAGAACATGACACACCTCAATTTGCTTGTGCTTGGAAGTCCCGAAGCTAGATCCGTCGCTCTGCCTGACTTTGTGTCACTCCACCACCTGAATCTAGCATATATGCAGTTGGGGGATAAGGCAGGATTGCAGCTTTATGAAGCTGGCTCTTTTACACAACTCCCACACCTTGTGGAAATGACACTCGTTGGCCCGTTGTGTGATAAGACTGGCATCTTTTCCAGTGTCCTTCAAGACCTTGATAAAATAAATGTTCAGAGTTTAAGACTGGTCAAGCTTATTCCCAAGGACTGTACTGTCTCTACAGAATTGTTTGACATCCTAAAAGATCTGAAATCTTTGAAAAATCTCTCTTTTATAGACTGCTGGTTCAACAGCTCAGTAATGACCAAGCTTGTCTTTTATGTTGTTCAGTCTCCAGTCCAAATTCTTACCTTGTCAAACATGACTTATTTTGAGGATACCTCTGAAGGACTCCAGTTTCACGGAGTACCTGGCTTGAATCAGACGATTAAACTGAAAGGTCTCGTTATCGAGAATGTCCTTCATTATCAGTATAAATTCCCAGTATTCAACATGAGTGCTTCCCATTTCTTTCAGCTTGTGTATCTTAAGTTCTCTGGGACAGGGATGAGCATATTACCGTGCAACTTAATATCATCTTTACCTTCAATGGAAATTCTTGATGTCTCAAACAATCTCTTAACAAATTATGGCTTTTGGTGGTTTAATTGTTCTCACATACATAAGTTTCCAGCATTAAAACACCTTAACCTGAATcggaacagatttaaaaatcttGATTTCATATCTGAGAAGATTCAGCTGATTAAACATATAGAAACTCTGGACCTCAGCTTTAATTCTTTATTGCTTAGTGGAAAATGCTCATGGCCTTCCACTTTAACAAGAATTAGCTTGAGTAACAACAACCTGGGGAATTCTGTGTTCAGCTTTCTGTCTCCATATTTCAGAAGTGTTAACCTTACAAAGACTGGGATTACCGCCATACCATTTGATGTGCTTTCCCAGATGCTCAACCTAACACACCTCTACTTGAGCTCCAATAGCATTAGTACGCTACCAGATAACCTCCTTGTGCCGCTCTTACAGGTGTTTCATGTGGATCAAAATGCTATCAATGTTATCGGTAGCAGTGCCCTGAAAGGAATGCCAGATCTCAAGGAATTGAATGCTGCACACAACCCCTTTAGCTGTAAGTGTGAGCTCTACTGGTTTGTTGTCACCTTTGACCAAAGCCGCCTTCTTCACTGGCCATGGGAGTACACCTGCCAGTATCCTCCAGACATGGTGGGGAAATACCTGATAGAATACAAGCCTGGTAAAGTAGCATGTGAAACATGGATTCAGGCTTTAATTGGAGTCATTTTTCTTCTTGGTATTAGTCTGGCTATTGGTGTACCCTTTTATAAGTTTGATGGACTTTGGTACCTCAAAATGCTCTGGGTCTGGATAAGAGTAAAAATAAGAAGCACTAAGGAAGCAGAAAGGTTGGGCAATGCTAATTTCCTCTACCATGCATTCATTTCCTACAGTCAACATGATTTCACCTGGGTAGAAAACTATCTTCTACCCAATCTGGAAAAAGCAGGTCTTAAAATCTGTATCCACCAGCGGGATTTTGTGCCAGGAGACTGGATCATAGACAACATCATCAACTGTGTTGAAAACAGTTACAAGACACTGTTTGTTCTGTCCAAGAACTTTGTCCAGAGTGAGTGGTGCAATTACGAGCTCTTCTTTGCCCAGCACCGCGCTCTCAGCATTCAACAGGATTCACTGGTCTTTATACTCTTGGAGCCAATCCCCTCTGACTCCCTGCCCAAGAAATTCCTAAAGCTGAGGACCCTCCTTCAAAAGCAGACATACCTTGAGTGGCCTGTTGAAGGACGGAAGAAGCAAGTCTTCTGGGCCAGTCTCAAAAGAATGCTTCAGCAGGGCAGCAGTTACATGCAGTTGAGGAGGACTGCTCTTGAACTGGCAGATTGTTGTTCTAGCTTGGACACTCTCATTTAA